The DNA sequence GTCCCCGTGCCGCCGGACGAGTTCGCGCAGCCGCGCCTGCGTGCCCAGCCGGAGGTCGTGGTGGATCTCCGAGCGCGTCTGCACGACGTCCAGGACCGGGTGCGGCTGCGGCTCCACGTCCAGCTCCCGGTGGAAGTAGTAGGCGTCCCCGCAGTGCAGCAGCCACCGCGTCCCGTCGTGGACCGCCACCCCCGCGTGGCCCGCCGTGTGGCCGCCGAGCGGCACCAGCCGGATGTCGGCCGCCACCCCGGTCAGCGGCGCGGACGCGAAGCCGAACCAGTCGTCGGCGGCCGGGGCCGCGTAGGTCGCCCACTTCGGGCCGTGCGCCCAGTGCGCGGGCCGGTAGCGGAAGCTCGGTGCCTCGGCGACGGCCGCGTCGAGCTCGGCGGCGAGGACGTGCACCGTCGCGGCCGGGAAGTCGGGCAGGCCGCCGCAGTGGTCGACGTCGAGGTGCGTGACGACGACGTGCCGCACGTCCGACGGCGCGAACCCGAGCCGGGCCAGCTGCCGGACGGCGGTTTCCTCCTCCGCGAGGTGGGGCTGGGCCATCGCGACCCAGTCGTCGCCGAGCGTCCCGCCGGGATCGCGGACGTCGGCCAGGCCGAGCCCGGTTTCGACGAGGACGAGCCCGTCGGCGGTTTCGGCGAGCAGGCAGTGGTTGACCGCGGGCGCGGCGGGCAGGCCGGGAGCGTCGATCGCCCGCACGGACCCGCAGTTGAGGTGGTGGATCTTCATGCCGGCCATCGTCCGACTTGAACTATGATTCAAGTCAAGCTCGAGCCGGGAGGTCACGATGCAGCTGCTCGACATCGCCGAGGTCGCCGAGCGGACCGGGCTCGCGCCGTCGGCCCTGCGGTTCTACGAGAAGCGCGGGCTCGTCGAACCGGCGGGCCGCAACGGCCTCCGGCGCACCTACCACCCGGACGTCCTGCAGCGGCTGGAGCTGGTCGCGTGCGCCCGCGGCGCCGGCTTCACCATCGCGGAGATCGCCCGGTTCCTCGTCGCCACCCCGACCGACGCGGCGCTGCGCGAGCGGATGGCGCGCAAGGCGGCCGAGCTCGACGAGAGCATCGACCGCCTCACCCGCATGCGCGACAGCCTCCGCCACGCGGCGACGTGCGAGCACGTGCCGCTGGTCGAGTGCCCCGACTTCAAGCAGGCGATCTCCTAGGCGTCCGCGCGCGCCAGCTTCGACGGCCACCAGATGCGGCGCCCGACGTCCACGGTCAGCGCGGGCACCAGCAGCGACCGCACCAGCAGGGTGTCGAGCAGGACGCCGAAGGCCACGATGAACGCGATCTGGGCGAGGAACAGGATCGGGATGACGGCGAGCGCGGAGAAGGTCGCCGCGAGCACGACCCCGGCCGACGTGATCACCCCACCGGTCAGGGACAGCCCGCGCAACGTGCCTTCGTGCGTTCCCCGGGCCAGCGCCTCTTCGCGGACACGGGTCATCAGGAAGATGTTGTAGTCGATCCCCAGCGCCACCAGGAAGACGAACCCGAACAGCGGCACGACCGGGTCCGCGCCCGGGAAACCGAAGATGTGGTTGAACACGATGGCCGACACGCCCATCGTCGCCGCGAACGACAGCACCACCGTGGCGATCAGCAGCAGAGGTGCGAGCAGCGAGCGCAGCAGCAGGGCCAGCACCAGGAAGATCACCAGCAGCACGATCGGGATGATCAGCGCGCGGTCGTGTTCGGACGTCTGCTGCGTGTCCAGCTGGATCGCGGTCGGGCCGCCGACCTTCGCGTTCGCGCCGGGGATCGCGTGGACCGCGTCGCGCAGCTTGCCGACGGTCGCGACCGCCGCCTCCGAGTCCGCCGGGTCGTTCAGCACGGACAGGACCTGCACCCGGCCGCCGACCACCTTGGGCCGCCCGTCCGGGCCGGGCAGCGGGAACGACTGCGCGATTCCGTCCATTGTGGACGCCTGCAGCACCGCCGGCAGCGCGCCGGCGTCGGCGATCGTGATCGCGGGGGCGCCGAGGCCGCCCGGGAAGTGGCGGCCGAGGATCTCCTGCCCCGTCCCGGATTCGACCTCGGTGAGGAACACGTCGGACTGCGCGGTGCCGGACGCCTTGAGCTGCGGCAGGAACGCGACACCGACGCCGAGCACCAGCGCCGTCACCACCCAGACCACCCGCGGCCGGCGGCCGACCAGCCGGGCGACCCGGCCCCAGATGCCGGACGTCTCCGGGTGCGGCGAGCCGAACGCCGGCCTGAACGGCCAGAACGCGCCGCGGCCGCACAGTGCCAGCACCGCAGGCAGGAACGTCGTCGACGCGAGCAGCGCGGCGCCGATGCCGATCGCCGCGACCGGGCCGAGTCCCTTGTTGGAGTTGAGGTCGCTGAAGAGCAGGCACAGCACGCCGAGCACGACGGTCCCCGCCGACGCGGCGATCGGTTCGAGAGTCGCGCGCCAGGCCAGCTTCAGCGCGTCGAAGCGGCTCTGGGTGTCGCGCAGCTGTTCGCGGAACCGCGCGACGAGCAGGAGCGCGTAGTCGGTGGCCGCGCCGAAGACGAGGATCGAGAGGATGCCCTGGCTCTGGCCGTTGAGCGCGAGGACGTCGTTCTCGGCCAGCAGGTAGACGACGAGGCTGGCGAGCCCGAGTGCGAACACCGCCGACAGCAGGACCAGGAACGGCAGCAGGGGGCTGCGGTAGACGGCGATGAGGATCAGCGCGACCACCCCGCCCGCGACGAGCAGCAGGATGCCGTCGATGCCGCCGAACGCCTTGACCAGGTCGGCGATCTGCCCGGCGGGCCCGGTGACGAGCACGGTGAGCCCGTCGGGGGCACCGGTGAGCTTCGCGCGGACCTCCTTGACGACGTCACCGGGGTTGCCGTCGGCGAGGATCGGCACGCTGAGCTGCACGGCCTGGTCGTCCCGCGGCGCCTTTTCGGGCGCCCCGAGCGGGCCGGCGACGCCGGGCACGCTGCCGAGCTCCCGCGCTTTGGCGTCGAGGAACTGCCGGTCCGCGGCGGTCAGGCCGGCCGGGCGCTCGGCGACGACGGTCGCGGGCAGCACCTGGCGCGGGGTGAACGCCTTCTGCTCGTCGGCGACCTCGGTGGCCTCGGCCGAGCTCGGCAGGAACGCGGCGTTGTCGTTCTTCGCGACCTCGCTGAGCTTCCCCGCGAACGGGCCGCCGAACCCGCCCAGCCCGAGCCAGGCGACCACGAGCAGTGCGGGGAGCAGCCAGCGGAGGCGGCGCGGTGAGTCGTTCATGGTCGCTAAGGTCCTTTCGAGGGCGAACACGCCCTATTGTTCAGCAGGCTGAACATTTTGCACGACGACCCGGAGTGACGGTGAGCACAGCCCCCGAACCCGACCTCAGCACGTGGCCCACCGGCCGGCTGCTGGCTGCCGCCGCCCGGCTGGTGGAGCAACGCTGGGTGACCGTCCTCGCCGGCATGGGACTCACCCACGCGGGGCTGATCGCGCTGCACTCGTTGCGCGACGGGCCGCTCCCCCAGCGCACGCTGGCCCAGCACTGCCAGGTGACCGACCAGACGATGAGCCGCACGCTCGACCGCCTCGCGAAGGCGGGTTTCGTGACGCGCACCCCGGATCCGGCCGACGCCCGTCGTCACCTGACCCGGATGACTTCACCCGGACGGGCGATCCTCGACCGCGCGGTGCGCGCCGAACCCGCCCTGCTCGGCGGACTCGGCGAGGACCCGGCTTTCCGGGGCCGGCTGCTGGAGCTGATCGCGGGACTTTCGGCGGGCGATTGAGAGCCCGCGCGCTTGGGTAGCTCTTCAGGCATGTGGATCGCGGTGAGCACCCCAGTGGCCGTCCTGATCGCTACCGTCCTCATGGAGCGGTTCGAACGACGATGCCGCCTGGTGCCGACCGCGGAGACCGAGCACCCTCCGGTCGCGCGCTGACCCTTCTCATGTGATCCACGTCTCACTCTCCTCCGATGAGAACCCTGGGCCCGTCCCCCGGCGACTGACTGGTCGGATCCGGCGGACCGAGCCCGGGTTCCAGGAGGAGAAAATCCATGCGCGGCAACCCGAAAACCACCCGCACGGTGCTCGGCCTGGCCCTCGCGGCCGGCCTGGTCACGGCGGCGAGCATCGGATTGGCCGGCGGCGCGACCGCGCAGCCGGGCAGCACGGAGGGGACGATGACGAACGCGAACCAGCCCCCGAAGGGGGCGCGGGCCACCGTGCAGGTGAGCCCCAACCCGACCACCCGGCGCGGCCAAGAGGTGACGATCACCGGGAACTGCGGCGGCGGCACCGGCTTGAAGTCCGTGCTCGGCGGCTTCCCGGAGCGGCAGGCACTGGAGAACATCCGGATCCTGTCGGCCGGCCCGGACCACTTCGTGGCCAAGGCGAACCTGGTCCAGACCATCGGCAACGGCGTGGGCCCGGTCTTCGTGGACTGCGGCGGCGAAGCGGGCGTAACCCTGCTGGTCACCCACGTCTGACCGTCGTGAACGACTCGTTCAGGTCGCCTGGCGACCTGAACGAGTCGTTCACCGCATCCGCACCCCGGAGAATCCCGGTGAGCGGTCCACATTTTCCGGCGAGGACCGCGGAATTCAGCAGGTCTTCCACGCGAAGTGGTAAATGGTGTCCACGCTCGCGTGTTCGGAATCCATTTCAATGAAAGACGTGCCGGCGGAGCCACCCGCGTCGGCCCGCAGTTCCGCGTTGATGTTCAGGTTTCGGCTCTCCCCGCACGGGGCGAACACCAGCTCCGCGACTTCGGTCACGTCCGAGGCCCGCCACACACCGTGGAACGGGCCGGGGAAGGTGTGGCGAAGCCGCGCGGTCGGCGACGTCCCCGCGAAGTAGTAGTTGGCCTGCTCGAGCGCGCTCGCGCCGCTCTCGATGTGCGCGAAGCCGCGGTACTCGGCTTCGGCGATCGCGTACGTGAATCCTTGCGGCACATGGACGAGCACGTTGATCTGGCAGTTCTTCCGGGCGTCGAGGGCCGGTGCGCCCCCACCGGCCTTGGCGGTGAAGTTCGTGTAGTGCACCGTGAAGGACGTGTTGTCGGACGCGACGTCCGCGGACGCCGTTGCCGTACCGGCCGGGCAGCCGGAACCGTTGATGGTCTTGATGTCGAGCGTGATCTTTTCGGTCGGAGCCGAAGCGGCCGAGGAATCGACGGGAACGGCGAGCGCGGACAGAATCATTCCGGCGACGACCGACATAACGAGCATGACGCTCCTCCAAACGGGCCACGGTGCCTGGTGATCATGATGATCGCGCGCGGAGCAGATCGTAGCGCGATCGCAACCATTTCGACGGCCACTGAACGGAGTAACACGACCGCGAAGAGTACGGGAAATCCATTTCCCGCAATT is a window from the Amycolatopsis sp. cg9 genome containing:
- a CDS encoding MarR family winged helix-turn-helix transcriptional regulator, which translates into the protein MTVSTAPEPDLSTWPTGRLLAAAARLVEQRWVTVLAGMGLTHAGLIALHSLRDGPLPQRTLAQHCQVTDQTMSRTLDRLAKAGFVTRTPDPADARRHLTRMTSPGRAILDRAVRAEPALLGGLGEDPAFRGRLLELIAGLSAGD
- a CDS encoding DUF4360 domain-containing protein, whose product is MLVMSVVAGMILSALAVPVDSSAASAPTEKITLDIKTINGSGCPAGTATASADVASDNTSFTVHYTNFTAKAGGGAPALDARKNCQINVLVHVPQGFTYAIAEAEYRGFAHIESGASALEQANYYFAGTSPTARLRHTFPGPFHGVWRASDVTEVAELVFAPCGESRNLNINAELRADAGGSAGTSFIEMDSEHASVDTIYHFAWKTC
- a CDS encoding MMPL family transporter: MNDSPRRLRWLLPALLVVAWLGLGGFGGPFAGKLSEVAKNDNAAFLPSSAEATEVADEQKAFTPRQVLPATVVAERPAGLTAADRQFLDAKARELGSVPGVAGPLGAPEKAPRDDQAVQLSVPILADGNPGDVVKEVRAKLTGAPDGLTVLVTGPAGQIADLVKAFGGIDGILLLVAGGVVALILIAVYRSPLLPFLVLLSAVFALGLASLVVYLLAENDVLALNGQSQGILSILVFGAATDYALLLVARFREQLRDTQSRFDALKLAWRATLEPIAASAGTVVLGVLCLLFSDLNSNKGLGPVAAIGIGAALLASTTFLPAVLALCGRGAFWPFRPAFGSPHPETSGIWGRVARLVGRRPRVVWVVTALVLGVGVAFLPQLKASGTAQSDVFLTEVESGTGQEILGRHFPGGLGAPAITIADAGALPAVLQASTMDGIAQSFPLPGPDGRPKVVGGRVQVLSVLNDPADSEAAVATVGKLRDAVHAIPGANAKVGGPTAIQLDTQQTSEHDRALIIPIVLLVIFLVLALLLRSLLAPLLLIATVVLSFAATMGVSAIVFNHIFGFPGADPVVPLFGFVFLVALGIDYNIFLMTRVREEALARGTHEGTLRGLSLTGGVITSAGVVLAATFSALAVIPILFLAQIAFIVAFGVLLDTLLVRSLLVPALTVDVGRRIWWPSKLARADA
- a CDS encoding MBL fold metallo-hydrolase is translated as MKIHHLNCGSVRAIDAPGLPAAPAVNHCLLAETADGLVLVETGLGLADVRDPGGTLGDDWVAMAQPHLAEEETAVRQLARLGFAPSDVRHVVVTHLDVDHCGGLPDFPAATVHVLAAELDAAVAEAPSFRYRPAHWAHGPKWATYAAPAADDWFGFASAPLTGVAADIRLVPLGGHTAGHAGVAVHDGTRWLLHCGDAYYFHRELDVEPQPHPVLDVVQTRSEIHHDLRLGTQARLRELVRRHGDEVTVFSAHDPWELARLRG
- a CDS encoding MerR family transcriptional regulator codes for the protein MQLLDIAEVAERTGLAPSALRFYEKRGLVEPAGRNGLRRTYHPDVLQRLELVACARGAGFTIAEIARFLVATPTDAALRERMARKAAELDESIDRLTRMRDSLRHAATCEHVPLVECPDFKQAIS